A single genomic interval of Calditrichota bacterium harbors:
- a CDS encoding DJ-1/PfpI family protein — translation MHTVVILLFQGVELMDFAGPAEVFIVTDQSKSFQVVTVAESREPIKTMGGVTISPDFAFGEEPKADILVVPGGDLSSVNEAGRTWLKKKADESGIVFSVCYGAFLLANTGLLDSMQATTHHWGITDLRKAAPTCKVIEGKRFVVDGNLVTSAGVTAGIDAALYIVERLKGKAAATWTATEWLEYRGEAQ, via the coding sequence ATGCATACCGTAGTCATTCTTCTATTCCAAGGCGTCGAACTGATGGATTTCGCTGGACCTGCCGAAGTCTTCATCGTAACAGATCAAAGTAAGTCATTTCAAGTAGTGACCGTCGCGGAGAGCAGGGAACCAATTAAAACAATGGGCGGGGTGACTATCAGCCCCGACTTTGCATTTGGTGAAGAACCTAAGGCGGACATTCTGGTTGTTCCGGGCGGAGACCTCTCTTCAGTGAACGAAGCCGGACGAACATGGCTGAAGAAGAAGGCAGACGAATCAGGCATTGTATTTTCGGTTTGCTATGGAGCGTTCCTGCTTGCCAACACCGGCCTATTGGATAGTATGCAGGCTACCACGCACCATTGGGGAATCACCGACTTACGCAAAGCTGCGCCAACCTGCAAAGTTATCGAAGGCAAGCGGTTCGTGGTGGACGGCAATCTCGTCACGTCGGCAGGGGTCACAGCCGGAATTGATGCGGCGCTCTACATTGTAGAACGCTTGAAGGGCAAGGCCGCCGCCACGTGGACGGCGACGGAGTGGTTAGAGTATCGGGGTGAAGCGCAATGA